In the Wyeomyia smithii strain HCP4-BCI-WySm-NY-G18 chromosome 2, ASM2978416v1, whole genome shotgun sequence genome, one interval contains:
- the LOC129724565 gene encoding uncharacterized protein LOC129724565, protein MNRCFGIKMNMNSGGGFVKAYSNNWLSQFGLYKYEAPKESPRKQSLQHRKVSLYGILALAFVVFLILFVIVNKVESSRRDLIAESFSNETSIESSMGHTVLTTPFSSSSGFVILGSDSQPSTGLQLQQMAEARRQRRFRRVGPESPVYESTDNLVLFPSAYLKPPRLGSIRRFSEEFSLADNPPPSLTVQPRPFEVPLVVPGVPNPLGFPKPNKTYESEETFNKQSHESRAVNNIQDVLSQLTSSKHQNHKYLPLYQQHPSEFSNPMYQNHRVKFSGIYRHPRKNGDITTIFGDSSKQHELHVAKPQTINSQLGVSNVYMPDLFYNFRPASPSDVNLLATNQFRFAPVKSYGTSERIPKGMPFTVMLDIEPMTDGGISFRRPTVKRRPIPNYSTMTFPPFFNNQHFAQVKHTMSNQSPSQDEGYYRSSTTLRFRSPTVKTQLPATTHGKLMVHLNLYPKKTDREPLEATRKFELEQSDYDINRLSLQGGAVLPDPEAYKVKPTVEPVRNYLEVFPESDSSSTTTTTTTTTTTTTTTVAPPKTSTPPAQPKVIVETVKSVEIPSTATFAIEGKYGSLLQTNQSPQQLLTVTSATVDPLLNHGFKATNLSVISFNANDAV, encoded by the exons ATGAACAGATGTTTTGGGATTAAGATGAATATGAATAGCGGGGGTGGATTTGTGAAGGCTTACAGCAACAACTGGCTGTCACAGTTCGGATTGTACAA ATATGAGGCACCAAAGGAATCACCACGAAAGCAATCTCTCCAGCACCGCAAAGTGTCTCTCTACGGGATACTTGCGTTGGCATTTGTTGTATTTTTAATCCTCTTCGTCATAGTGAACAAAGTGGAATCATCTCGACGCGACCTGATTGCGGAAAGCTTCTCCAACGAAACCAGCATCGAATCCAGTATGGGTCATACTGTGCTGACGACACCCTTTTCCTCGAGCAGTGGTTTCGTAATTCTTGGGAGCGATTCGCAACCTTCAACCGGCTTACAGTTACAACAAATGGCTGAAGCACGCCGACAACGTCGATTTCGTCGAGTAGGTCCAGAAAGCCCTGTATATGAATCCACAGACAATCTTGTGTTATTCCCAAGTGCTTACCTGAAGCCACCAAGGTTAGGTAGTATACGAAGGTTTTCGGAAGAATTCTCACTAGCAGATAATCCTCCACCTTCACTGACAGTTCAACCGCGTCCATTTGAAGTACCATTGGTAGTTCCTGGAGTACCCAACCCGTTAGGGTTTCCTAAACCAAATAAAACTTATGAATCAGAAGAAACATTCAACAAGCAAAGTCACGAGAGCCGTGCCGTAAACAatattcaagatgttctaagccAACTAACCTCATCAAAGCATCAAAATCACAAATACTTGCCCTTGTATCAACAGCATCCTTCCGAATTCAGTAACCCAATGTATCAAAACCACCGTGTAAAGTTTTCCGGGATTTACCGTCATCCTAGAAAAAATGGGGACATAACAACGATATTCGGTGACTCGTCAAAACAGCACGAACTTCACGTTGCGAAGCCACAAACTATCAATTCCCAGCTGGGTGTTTCCAACGTTTATATGCCCGACctattttataattttcggcCAGCAAGTCCCAGCGATGTCAATCTTCTCGCTACCAATCAGTTTCGATTTGCACCAGTGAAAAGTTACGGCACATCGGAAAGAATCCCAAAAGGAATGCCGTTTACAGTCATGCTGGATATTGAACCAATGACAGACGGTGGCATCAGTTTTCGTCGTCCAACAGTAAAAAGAAGACCCATTCCAAATTACTCGACCATGACTTTTCCGCCCTTCTTTAACAACCAACACTTCGCCCAAGTTAAGCACACCATGTCCAATCAATCACCCTCACAGGATGAAGGTTATTACCGCAGTTCAACAACCCTCCGTTTTCGATCGCCAACAGTCAAGACTCAACTGCCGGCAACGACACACGGTAAACTTATGGTGCATCTGAACTTATACCCCAAGAAAACTGATAGAGAACCGCTAGAAGCTACTCGTAAATTTGAACTGGAACAGAGTGACTATGACATCAACCGGTTGAGTTTGCAAGGAGGAGCCGTTTTGCCTGATCCTGAGGCTTACAAAGTTAAACCCACCGTAGAACCTGTGCGCAATTATTTGGAGGTTTTCCCGGAGAGTGATAGTAGTAGTACAacaaccaccaccaccaccaccaccaccaccaccaccacaacGGTTGCTCCACCGAAGACTTCAACTCCCCCAGCACAGCCGAAGGTTATCGTGGAAACTGTGAAATCGGTTGAAATTCCCTCCACGGCAACTTTTGCGATCGAAGGGAAGTATGGTTCGCTCCTGCAGACTAATCAGTCGCCACAACAGCTATTGACCGTAACCAGTGCTACGGTGGATCCTCTGTTGAATCATGGTTTCAAGGCAACCAATTTAAGTGTGATTAGTTTTAACGCAAATGACGCAGTTTAG
- the LOC129724564 gene encoding mucin-2-like, translating to MRSTVVLLTLVASCYADISTLLRGGYSRNDISFDGYHYDKPKVPFETPTRPPPPPPPTTEKKCAIGAQNPDGSCDYPKPAQSFTIPQRQTTTTTRPTTTTTRRTTTTTRRTTPAVEYLLPTTTTKRTTPTTTTTTTRRTTTTARPTTRKPDCPPSSRNPDGSCGYSYPKPEQSFTIPQRETTTTRRTTPTTTTRLTTTTTPRPTTRTTRPTTTTRRITTTQRIIQTTNCAPSQQNPDGSCGYFYQKPEQSFTLPQKVSTRYTTTTTRRTTPPVEYLPPKSTTTTPRPTTTTRRTTTTTRPSTTTQRLIQTTKCAPSQQNPDGSCGYFYQKPEQSFTLPQKVSTTTTTRRTTTTVRTTTRPTTTTTRRTTPAQEYLPPSTTARTTTRPTTTTTRRTTTTTRPPTTTTRRIIQTTKCPQSQQNPDGSCGYFYEKPEQSFTLPQKVSTTTTTRTTTRRTTPVQEYLPPPTTTRTTTRPTTTTTRPTTTTTRRTTPSQEYLPPSTTTRTTTRPTTTTTRPPTTTQRIIQTTKCAPSQQNPDGSCGYFYEKPEQTFTIPQKVSTTTTTRTTARRTTPAQEYLPPSTTTRTTTRPTTTTTRRTTTTTRPTTTTVRTTTRPTTTATRRTTPAQEYLPPSTTTRTTTRPTTTTTRRTTTTTRPPTTTQRIIQTTKCAPSQQNPDGSCGYFYEKPEQTFTIPQKVSTTTTTRTTTRRTTPAQEYLPPSTTTRTTTRPTTTTTRRTTTTTRPTTTTVRTTTRPTTTATRRTTPAQEYLPPSTTTRTTTRPTTTTTRRTTTTTRPPTTTQRIIQTTKCAPSQQNPDGSCGYFYEKPEQSFTLPQKVSTTTTTRTTARRTTPAQEYLPPSTTTRTTTRPTTTTTRRTTTTTRPTTTTTTRTTTTTTRRTTPAQEYLPPSTTTRTTTRPTTTTTRRTTTTTRPPTTTQRIIQTTKCAPSNQNPDGSCGYIYQKPEQSFTLPQKVSTTTTTRTTTRRTTPALEYLPPSTTARITTRPTTTTTRQTTTTTRPTTTTVRTTRPTTTVPRRTTPAQEYLPPSTTRRTTITTTRPTTTTRRTTTTTQRIIPTTKCPPDQQNPDGSCGYVYEKPEQSFTLPQKVSTTRTTPTTTRTTTRQTTPAQEYLPPSTTRQTTTRPTTTTTRPRPTTAAPEYLPPEQSTGYSYPKPAIPFNF from the exons AGGAGTACTGTTGTATTACTCACATTGGTGGCCTCATGTTACGCAGACATTTCCACACTGCTTCGTGGGGGATACTCACGAAATGATATCTCCTTCGATGGTTACCATTACGACAAACCAAAGGTACCATTCGAAACACCAACTCGCCCGCCGCCGCCGCCACCTCCTACGACGGAGAAAAAATGTGCCATAGGCGCTCAGAATCCCGATGGTAGCTGTGACTACCCAAAGCCAGCGCAAAGCTTCACTATTCCTCAACGGCAAACAACTACAACCACCAGACCAACCACAACGACTACTCGTCGTACTACTACG ACTACACGAAGAACAACTCCTGCTGTGGAATACCTACTACCGACGACAACTACTAAGCGGACAACACCGACCACAACTACAACG ACTACGCGAAGGACAACCACTACTGCGCGACCCACAACTAGGAAGCCGGATTGCCCGCCATCATCTAGGAACCCAGATGGAAGTTGTGGATATTCCTATCCAAAACCCGAGCAGTCATTTACGATTCCACAGCGTGAAACGACGACAACGAGAAGGACGACGCCTACTACAACCACAAGG CTTACCACAACCACAACTCCCAGACCCACGACTAGAACCACGCGTCCAACAACGACAACTCGTCGAATAACTACGACTCAAAGGATAATTCAAACAACGAACTGTGCACCATCTCAGCAAAATCCGGATGGATCTTGTGGATACTTCTACCAGAAACCCGAACAAAGTTTCACACTTCCTCAAAAAGTATCAACACGTTATACTACTACAACCACTCGCCGAACTACTCCACCTGTGGAGTATCTACCACCAAAATCAACAACTACAACACCAAGACCGACCACAACTACTAGAAGAACAACCACGACTACTCGCCCCTCAACGACAACGCAGCGATTGATCCAGACCACCAAGTGTGCTCCATCACAACAGAACCCTGATGGATCTTGTGGATACTTCTACCAGAAACCGGAACAAAGTTTCACACTGCCACAAAAAGTAAGCACCACAACAACTACGAGAAGAACAACAACAACCGTAAGAACTACTACTCGG CCAACAACTACCACCACCCGTCGAACGACGCCTGCACAGGAGTATTTGCCACCATCGACAACGGCTAGAACTACAACGCGTCCCACCACGACCACTACGAGACGTACAACTACAACCACGCGTCCACCGACAACGACAACAAGGAGAATAATTCAGACTACGAAATGCCCTCAATCCCAACAAAACCCTGATGGTTCTTGTGGATATTTCTATGAAAAACCGGAGCAAAGCTTTACGCTCCCTCAAAAAGTAAGCACAACAACAACCACCCGTACGACAACTCGTCGAACAACTCCAGTGCAGGAATACCTACCACCACCAACAACTACTAGAACAACCACCAGGCCTACAACAACTACGACAAGA CCAACGACCACTACAACGCGACGTACCACTCCCTCTCAGGAGTATCTGCCACCGTCGACCACTACAAGAACTACGACACGTCCTACCACAACAACCACACGCCCACCGACGACGACTCAACGTATAATTCAGACCACCAAATGTGCTCCTTCGCAACAAAACCCCGATGGTTCATGTGGATATTTCTACGAGAAACCAGAGCAAACCTTTACGATTCCTCAAAAAGTAAGCACTACTACAACTACCCGAACGACAGCGCGTCGTACAACTCCAGCGCAGGAGTATCTTCCGCCATCAACAACCACCAGGACAACCACAAGGCCAACAACGACCACGACAAGG AGAACTACTACGACCACAAggccaacaacaacaactgttAGAACAACTACCAGG CCAACAACCACTGCAACGCGACGTACCACTCCAGCTCAGGAATATCTGCCCCCTTCGACCACTACGAGGACAACGACGCGTCCTACCACAACCACTACGAGACGTACGACAACAACCACACGCCCACCGACAACGACTCAACGTATAATTCAGACCACCAAATGTGCTCCTTCGCAACAAAACCCCGATGGTTCATGTGGATATTTCTACGAGAAACCAGAGCAAACCTTTACGATTCCTCAAAAAGTAAGCACTACTACAACTACCCGAACGACAACGCGTCGTACAACTCCAGCGCAGGAGTATCTTCCGCCATCAACAACCACCAGGACAACCACAAGGCCAACAACGACCACGACAAGG AGAACTACTACGACCACAAggccaacaacaacaactgttAGAACAACTACCAGG CCAACAACCACTGCAACGCGACGTACCACTCCAGCTCAGGAATATCTGCCCCCTTCGACCACTACGAGGACAACGACGCGTCCTACCACAACCACTACAAGACGTACGACAACAACCACACGCCcaccgacaacgactcagcgtATAATTCAGACCACCAAATGTGCTCCTTCGCAACAAAACCCCGATGGTTCTTGTGGATATTTCTATGAGAAACCGGAGCAAAGTTTTACGCTTCCTCAAAAAGTAAGCACAACTACAACTACCCGAACGACAGCCCGTCGAACGACTCCAGCGCAAGAATATCTTCCCCCATCAACAACCACCAGGACAACCACAAGGCCTACAACAACTACGACAAGG AGAACTACAACGACTACAAggccaacaacaacaacaactaccAGG ACAACAACCACTACAACGCGACGTACCACTCCCGCTCAGGAATATCTACCCCCTTCGACCACTACGAGAACAACGACGCGTCCTACCACAACCACTACGAGACGTACGACAACAACCACACGTCCACCGACGACGACTCAACGTATAATCCAGACCACCAAATGTGCTCCTTCAAATCAAAACCCTGATGGTTCATGTGGATATATTTATCAGAAACCAGAGCAAAGCTTCACGCTTCCTCAAAAAGTAAGCACTACTACAACTACCCGAACGACAACACGTCGAACGACTCCAGCGCTGGAATACCTACCACCATCGACGACCGCCAGGATAACCACAAGGCCTACAACCACTACCACAAGG CAAACTACTACAACTACAAGACCTACAACAACAACTGTCAGAACTACGAGG CCAACAACTACAGTTCCTCGTCGAACTACTCCTGCTCAGGAATATCTACCGCCATCAACAACAAGGAGAACAACCATAACAACGACTCGCCCAACCACAACAACACGTAGAACAACCACGACCACTCAAAGAATCATACCGACCACAAAGTGTCCACCAGACCAACAAAACCCTGATGGATCCTGTGGTTACGTATACGAAAAACCTGAACAAAGCTTCACGCTTCCTCAAAAAGTAAGCACAACCCGGACTACCCCCACAACTACCAGAACCACAACCCGTCAAACCACGCCGGCCCAAGAATATCTTCCACCTTCCACGACCCGGCAAACCACCACTCGGCCAACGACTACTACAACCCGGCCACGGCCTACCACAGCTGCTCCAGAATATTTGCCTCCAGAGCAAAGCACCGGTTATTCTTATCCGAAACCTGCCATACCATTCAACTTTTAA